Genomic segment of Gloeocapsa sp. PCC 7428:
TTAGCGATCGCCAAGCTTACTTAGCTTTTTCGCGTTCTCGTCACTGACTTATTAACCTTGATATTTCTATATTTTATGCAATTAAATATTCATGAATCTTCAGCGATGAAAGAACAAAGTAATCGCCCCCTCGTTAGCGTTGGTTTACCTGTTTATAACGGTGGAGATTTACTGGAAAAAGCCTTAAATTCACTTTTGGCACAAACTTATTCAAACTTTGAAATAATTATTTCAGACAACGCATCAACAGACAAAACGCGAACAGTTTGTGAAACTTATGCAACTAAAGATTCGCGAATTAAATACTATCGCAATGAAAAAAATATCGGAGGACATAATAACTTCAACCGTGTCTTTGAGTTAGCAACAGGTAAGTATTTTAAATGGGCTGCACATGACGATTTATGTGCGCCTAACTTTATAGAAAAATGTGTCAATATTCTAGAAACAAATCCATCAGTTGTTTTATGTTATCCTAAAGCTAAACTTATTAATGAATTTGAAGAAGTTTTACCAAACAATTGTGACGAGAATCCGTTACTGACGCACTCATCAAAACCTCATGTACGGTTCCGCAATCTTATTATTGACTCTTTTGCTAAACCGCATCGCTGCTTACAACTATTTGGAGTAATACGCCGAGATATTTTGACAAAGACTCCTTTATTGGGAAATTATCCAGGTGCAGATAAAGTTTTACTAGTCAAAATGGCGCTTCTTGGGCAATATTACGAAGTTTCTGAATACCTATTTTTTAATCGTAACCATGCACAACGTGCGAGTAAAGCGCTATCAAATCCTTATTTACGCGCTACCTGGCTTGACCCAACACTTAAAGCGGGAAAACTCGTATTTCCTCAAGGAAGAGTCTTTTTAGGATATATCAATTCTATCAACACAGCTTCTTTAAGCTTACAACAGCAAATCCGTTGCTATCTGCATTTGTGTAATTGGTTGTTGAAATACAAAAATGCACTTCTCAAAGAATTAATTAAAGCAGCAATATGGCCTATTTACTTCTCGATACAACGTAGAAGAATTGTTAAATCGAATCCCGAAAATGTTCCTTCTAGCTAACTTAATAACTGGTAGTTGGTAATTGATAACACGCGATTATCTATTACTAATTATCAACAAACCAAAGATTTCTATTGGAGAAAAGCATGAGATTTATTGAAACCTCACTCAAAGGCGCATACATCATTGATTTAGAAGAAAAACCTGACCATCGTGGCTTCTTTGCCCGCACCTATTGCGCTGAAGAATTCGCCGCGCATGGACTCAAAGCCACCGTCGCCCAATGCAACTTATCGTTTAACCACTACAAAGGAACACTGCGCGGAATGCACTATCAAGTCGCACCTGCGTGTGAAACGAAACTTGTGCGTTGTATCGCTGGGGCAATTTATGACGTGATTGTCGATATGCGCCCCGACTCACCGACGTATTTGCAACATATCGGTGTCGAGTTAACTGCGCAAAATCGTCGCGCGTTGTATGTCCCAGAGATGTTTGCGCACGGATATCAAGCACTCACGGATGGTGCAGAAGTTGTTTATCAGGTGGGCGAGTTTTACACTCCTGGGTATGAGCGCGGGTTGCGTTATGATGACCCTGTTTTAGCGATTGATTGGCCGTTACCTGTCAGTGAGATTTCTGCCAAAGATGCTTCTTGGGCTTTGTTGGATTCTTTGCTTGTGGGTAGCTATGCTTAAGTCTAGGCTCAGGTTCTTGCAAATAATCAGGGACGACTATTATCTATTAATGTTTACCTAAATCGTGCCAGAAGTAGGCAGATGCTTCTGCGTCATATTCTTGAAGGATACTCATCGCTCCTATCTCCTTTCTCACAAGAGGCTCATTGAATTTAGCTAGATAGATAAAAGCCACTATGGCATTAGTGGCTCAAATTCACAGTATAAGGTGTGAAAACAGAGATTTTTGTAGGTTAGATGACCCACGAGCCTTGCCACTGACTAGCTCTAACCCTACCTAGACTAGCCTGCAATAGGCAAGCATATTAAGCATTGAGAATACCTGTAGTGCATTTTAACATTGACCGTGCATTTTTTGGAGATAGGTATGTCCTCCCCAAATTTTATTCCTAGTCCCACATCTGAAGTAAGTGTAAGCTCTTTGTATCAAGAGCCAATTCTGCGAGTGCGATCGTGGCACTACACACTGCAATGTCTTAGTAAAAGAATTCTTGATTTTCTTGGTGCTGGATTAGGAGTACTGCTTTTAAGTCCACTTTTACTCGCGATCGCCTTACTTATTCGCTTAGATTCTCCTGGACCAATTTTCTTTCGTCAGCATCGGATAGGACGAAATGGCAAAGCTTTTGTTATTTGGAAGTTTCGCACCATGGAGGTGAATGCAGAGGAACGACTCAAAGAACTTGAGCAACTAAACGAGTCAGAAGGTGGTGTCTTATTTAAAATGAAAGAAGACCCGCGTGTCACTCGTGTAGGTAAATTCCTGCGCCGGACAAGTTTAGATGAACTACCACAACTATTTAATGTGTTACAAGGTAGCATGAGCTTAGTAGGTCCTCGCCCTTTGCAGCTAAGAGACTACTACCTTGCGATCAAAGACTATAACGAAGATATGTCGCAAAGAGCAACAATGTTGCCTGGTGTAACAGGATTGTGGCAAGTCAGTGGACGTAGTGAAGTCACTTTTAACGATATGCTCCAAATGGATCTGTTCTATCAAGAAAACTGGACTTTCTGGTTAGACTTACGTATCCTCTGGCAAACAGTTTTAGTTGTTCTATTGCGTAAGGGAGCTTATTAATTCACTTAAATTAGTGTTGAATTTGCTGAAAGATAGAAACAATGGAGTTAATAAATAGCTAGCAAATTTAAAGTTGCTCAAAACTCAAACTTAGGTGTGGGGTAGACAACTTGCCTGCCCATTGGTTTTACCAAGAAAGCTATCTCACATTTAACTAATTTGACCTAATTGCAAACAATCAAATCATCATGAAAAGGAGAATAGTTTATGTTTATCTAGTTAAACGACACACAACTTCACTTACAGTATCATACACTGACCAAGCTACACAAGTGTTTTTAGTTTCTATACAGTTTTTAGTAAAAAACAAAAACTTACGAGTCTACTTCAAAGATAAAAACACGTCAGTCTTTTAAACATCAGGGTATATTAGCCATGAAAAACAGCATAAAAGGAAAGGCAAAACACTATGGAGAAGGAGCGAGTTAGGGTTTTCATCGGTTCAGGAGAAGCGAGCCTCTTAGAAAGAAAAACTTTGATTTACTCTTTACGCAAGCATTCTCAAAGAGAACTAGATATCTATGTATTAAATGGTACGCATAACTCTATTACATTAAATGATGGCGAACCTTTTTTGGCTCCAATGCCCTTAAAGATTAAGTATCGTAATGCAACTGAGTTTAGCCTTTATAGATTTATAATTCCTGAGGTCTGTAATTATCAGGGAAAAGCAATTTATGTAGACTCTGATATAGTCTCCTTGACTGATATAGGTCAGCTATTTGATACTCCCATGAATAGTTGTGATTTCTTAGCGAAAAAAGGAGCACAAAAAGGATATCGTGGTAGCAATTTTTGGGGTCTCAGCGTCATGTTAATTGATTGTGAGAAATCTCAATTTAATTTGGAAACAATTTTCAATGAGATTGACCAAAAGTTGTATACTCAAACCGATTTCATGGTGATGAACCAAACCTTTCTTACCCACCATCCATATACTATTGGAGAGCTAGATCCTGGTTGGAATATGCTTGATAGTTGGGATAAAAATACTAAGCTTATTCACTATACAGGACTTTTCAGTCAACCTTGGAAATATCCAAATCATCCTTATGGCGACATATGGTTTAAGTACTTCAATGAAGCGATCGCATCTGATTATATCACCAAGGAAGATATCTCTATAAGCTTACATCGAGCTTATGTGAGAAAAGACTTGTTAAAGGGAAATTATTCGTTATTGGGACGTGAGCAGAATTATATCAAACAATTCGTGCGATCGCTCAAGCCATCAAAAAAGAAGAAAGAGATAGAATCTAGCATGAAAGCTACATCAGTCTAGTTATTTTACAAATTTATAAGAATGCGTTGTAGTGATCTGACATAATACTAATGCTACAACGCTTTTCTTTCATATGTTATGCTACTCATTATTGCTAGATGCAATAGAGATTCAACTTTTAGCAGAAGCTTTATTTTGGCTGTTGTGTTCTTGCTGAGTGAGTATTACTTGCAGTATTTCCGCCAATAACTTGCAGGCGTTGAGTAACCATTGTCATTCCATCACCCCGAACAACGATCGCAGAAATCCAACGATTATTTCCAGCAGCTGGCGCGCGACCTTGTTTAAAAATACCGCCAGCAGAAAGTAATTCCAAATCAACGGGTACAGGATTTAAATAGCTTCCTGGCTTTATTGGTTCCTCAATGACTGCGCCTAAGAGATAATCATCACCAAGCGGTTCTTGGACGATCGCATCAAAGTTAAACAGTTGTCCGGCTTTGACTTGTTGCGGCAATCTTACCTCGATTGTCGGTGGCTTCGCACCAGCCCTTAACAAGCTGCGTTCCCATAGAATATCTTGGCGAACAATTCTGTCATTTTCAACTCGCTGTCGCGATCGAATCGTTGCATTGAACAGTAAATTGCGATTGTCCTGCACCTGACTACCGCTAATATTTGTAATTGTCTCAGCAACGATCGCGCGTCCCTCTGGCTTCCAAGATTCAACGCGTGTTGTATATCTCAGTTGCGGGTAGCGTTGCCAAAGTTGCGTTAATGACTGCGCCATAGTTTGGCGTGTTAAGCCGTCAGTATGGGTGAAATTAGTTCCATAGTATTGCATTACGGCTTGAGGATTATGCGCGTTAGCAGCTGCATCAATGCGTGCTAGTAAGTTTGTCAGCGCGGGAGGCGCGGCGGGTGTTGTTTGCGCTTGAGTGCGGTGCGATTGTAGCACTAAACCTAAAGTGATTAAGAAAAGTGCTAGCCAATTGCTCGTTGACAACTTATTTTTTTGAAAAATCATGTGGAGGCGGCTTAAAAAAAGCATAAAGTTACGCATCGGTGATAGCTTGATATTTGATTACTATAAAACAGTTAATTGTTTCATCTTAAGCTAACCTGGGCGTTGACTTGGTAACTCAATGGCAACAAAATTATTAATTGCGGCGAGTGGTACTGGCGGACATCTGTTTCCAGCGATCGCGCTAGCTGAACAACTACCAGATTATGAAATTGAGTGGTTGGGCGTTCCCGACCGCTTAGAAACGCAGTTAGTTCCCGCACAATATCCACTTCATAAAATTTCGGTTGCAGGATTTCAAGAGCGCTTGGGTTTCAGTACGCTACGCAATCTGAGTAAAATTGCGACTTCTGTTTTTCAAGTACGCCAGCTATTGCAACAAGGCGCATTTCAAGGTGTCTTCACAACTGGCGGTTACATCGCCGCCCCTGCTGTGCTTGCGGCGCGATCGCTCGGAATTCCGGCGATTCTCCACGAATCTAACGCGATTCCTGGAAAAGTTACGCGCTTTTTTAGCTCGTTTTGTACGGCGGTCGCGCTGGGATTTGAACCCGCAGCCCAGTACTTACCACGAATTAACACAATTTATACAGGGACACCCGTGCGATCGCAGTTTTTAAGTGCAAAAGAACAATTACCGCCGCTCGATCTTCCCATTCCCGAGGATGCTTTTCTCGTTGTTGTTGTCGGTGGTAGCCAAGGTGCGGTTGCAGTTAATCAAATTATCCGCCAATGCGCGCCTGCATGGTTTGACGCTGGCGTGTGGATTGTACATTTGACAGGAAACAACGATCCTGATGTCGCAAGTCTGCAACATCCGCAGTATTTTCCGTTACCTTTTTATGACAATATGGCAAGTTTGCTGCACAGAGCAAATTTAGCGATCGGGCGATCGGGGGCTGGTACTGTCACCGAGTTAGCAATGACTTGCAAACCCGCTATTTTTATTCCCTTCCCTGCTGCTGCGGAAGACCATCAATTCTACAATGCCCAAGTTTTAGCTGCATCCGGTGCGGCGATCGTATTTCGCCAACAAGAATTAACTCCTGAAGTGTTGCAATCTCAAGTATTAGAGTTGTTAAAATCACCCGCTGACTTACAGAAAATGGCTGCTGCTGCGGAAAAAATAGCAGTTCCTGACAGTGCTGAACGATTGGCAAAGTTAGTGCGCGAGTTAGTACATTAGTATTATTGCAAGCGAAGCGTTAAAATGTGGAATAACAATTCGACGCAGCACTGACAAACTTTGCTAGAAAATTATGCAAACAGCACAGCGATACTACACTCCAGAAGAATACTTGAAGTTAGAGGAGGCTGCTGAATACAAAAGTGAATATCTTGATGGGCAAATAGTTCCAATGGCAGGCGGTTCAACAAATCATAATCGAATTGCAGGTAATCTATATGCTGCGCTAAATTTTGCTTTTAGACAGCAAAACTACGAAGTTTTTATCACAGATGTGCGGTTGTGGATACCCGACAAGCGGTTTTACACCTATCCAGATGTCATGGTGACAGCGGGAGAACCCGAATATTACAATAACCGTACAGACACAATTACTAATCCGCAAGTTATTATCGAAGTCTTATCAGAATCGACTCAAGGTTACGATCGCGAAGAAAAATTTCGTGCTTACCGGACGATCGCATCTTTTCAGGAATACTTACTCATCGATCAGAACTCAATTCACATCGATCGCTTTTCGCAAACAGGAAAAAAACGTTGGGAACTGCGCGAGTACGATCAAGAAGATGAAGCCCTCACTTTAACAACAGTCCCTTTTGAGATTTCCCTCCTCGATTTATACAATAAAGTTAAGTTTGAACCTGCGGATGCGCAACACAACAGTGCAGATTCTGAAACATAAAGTGCGATCGCTGCAATTTACTCGCGCTTAACATTGAATCTTTCACAGTATTGCTCGAATTGAGCGTTTACCCTTTCAGGATCTAGCCCAAACTGATCTAAAGAGTACCGATGCACTCCATGCTTATGCTGAGGGTTTCGCGCCAGCCAAGTTTGAATATTTTCTGCCATTTGTGGATTAAAATCATAATTAAAGTATGCATAGATCTGGCGTACTGTCCCAATCGGATCTTGCACAAGGTTGTGGTAGTCTACATCATAGAAGCGCGAAGGCGCTTGAGAATCGCGGACTTGCATCTCGCGTTTTAAAGCTTTAGCTATGCGATCGCACCAGTAGTTTCCTAAAGTTTTTGGCTCGATGCGATCGCTATAAATTCCGCGCACAATCGCCGTTAAACTGCATATTGAAGGAAGTACTTTCAGCGGGTCGCGGTGCGTCTGCACGATGCAAGCATCAGGAAAAACTTTAATCAATGTATCTAAATAAAATATATGCGCTGGTGCTTTGAATACCCAATGACTATCTGGCGGATAGCGCCATGCTAAAAGTTGCAACTGCTGGCGATAAAATTGATACGCTTTGAGCATATCATAAGTTTCCATCCACGTGACATAACTCTCCACATTTGCCCGAATCTCAAAAATTAAGCTAGTAAATTCATGCTCAAACAAAGGATTACATTCTTCAGGTCCATGAGGATTTAAGTTGTGTGCTGTCGCCAGTTGCGGTGCTAAAGCATTATATCGTTGAACGAGTTTTTCCACCTTTTGAATTCGCGGATCGCTATGACGATTGTGATATTCAGGTGGTGGTGAAGGGCTTGCCATTTCCCACAAATGTAACCAGCGACTTTTAGGATCTTGCGCTAACAAATTATGAAGTAACGTAGTTCCAGTTCTGGGCATTCCTAGAATAAATAATGGTCGCGCGATCGCTACTTGTCGTATTTCAGGATAACATTTGATATCTTCTTGAATACGCAACCGATTGATCAGCAGTTGAATACACAACTTGCGCATAAAATAGCGCCCAAATAAGGTAAGTTCAGCATCTTCTTCTAAAGATTTGAGTAGCATCTGTAGTGGAAGCCGAAAACTTTCATCTCCCCAGTCAGCTAATCCAGTTTTCCGAGTTGCAGCAGTCAACAGTGATTCTTCTGCAAGGTTAACTAACGAAATTTTATTCTGTTTTAGCGTTTCTCCTGCCCAGTTTACTCCGCGCAACCACAAAGGACGATGGGGTTTTTCAAATGTCAAGTTGTGTAAAGTGTCTGTCATAGAAAGTTGTCAAGTTCCACTAGTTCACTTGTTACTACAAAAGATTTTTGCGAAAATCCTTATAAATCGCTCTTAATTGCATATAAAGTTTTGCATCAAAATGATATAACTATGCAAGAGTCCTGTTGCGATCGCTGCAATGTCCGAGCAAAAGCCTGCTAGTGTCTGGAACTATAAACCTTGGTGGTGTCAGCCTTGGTCAATCTTACTGACTGGAGTGACACTCATCAGCGGTAGTTGGATTCTATTTCAAACTCTTTGGTTAACGATCCTCGTCGCTATTCCTGTACTAACGTGGATGGGATTTTTCCTATTAATTTATCCAAGAATAGGAGTATATAACGATCTCTTAGATAAGCCATAATAGTAACTTAAAAGCGCTTTAAAAGTTTTGATTATCAACAAGTGAAATTAAAGTTTGTTCTTCGTAGATTTATTCCCAAAAAACCTGAACTGTAACATTCGTTCGCGTTTTTTTCGGGCAGTTTCTTGAAGATCGATAATACGATCCGTTTCATCTACAATCTCTCCAGTTAGCACTTCTAGCACATCTTCTAAAGTTACAACTCCCGCAACATTACCGTACTCATCAACAACAACTGCTAAATGTTCGCGCGCTTCTAGGAAGTTTTTAAGCAATTTATCTGCTCTAATCGTCTCAGGAACAAAGCGGACTTTACGCGTGAGACTCGAAATTTTTTGGTCATTATTTCCTTCAACCATTGCTGCTAGCAACTTTTGTTTAAGCGCAAATCCTAAAACTTGATCGATAGATTCTCCTACTACAATAATCCGCGTATGTTGTGAAGCAATAATTTCTCTTTTGCACTCTCCTAATGTGAGATCGCCCGATAAATATGTGACAATGGTTCGCGGGGTCATTAAATCCGCAGCCGTGAGGTCATTCAACCGAAAGACGCGCTGAATCATTTCAGCTTCATCGTCTTCAATAATGCCTTCTTGATAGCCAATATTGGCTAATAATTTAATTTCCGCTTCATTGGTAGTTGGTCTTCTTTTACCCTTAGTAAAAGGCTGTGTTGCTTTTTCAACAATCCAAACTAAAGGTTTTAATAAAAAAGTAAGCCCTCTAACAGGTACTGCTGCAAGTAAAGAGATTGGTTCAGCGTATCTTTCCCCAACAGTTTTAGGAACAATTTCACCAAAAATAATAATCAGAAACGTGAGAATTGCCGAAAAAATTCCTAACCAAGCGTCTCCTAAAACATTGGTTGCCACACTACCGATGACAATGCTCCCAACGATGTTGAATATATTATTGAGAATGACAATTGTTGCAATCGGACGACTAATTTTCTCTTTAATCGACAGTAGTGCGATCGCTGAAGGAATATTACTCTGTGCTAACTGACGCACCCGAATTGTCGATATCGATAGTAGCGCAGTTTCTACACCAGAGCAAAATGCTGAACCGGTAAGAATGACAAGGACAATGATAGCCAGAGTTAGCATATTATTTGATTTGTCGCAGACAAACTAGAAATTTGCCTGCAATAGTATTGGAAATATTCTAATTGACGACTTGACTACTGTGCAGTCGCGGATCGTCTGCATTATCCGCAGGTGCGACAGGTGCAGTAAACTTAGAAACTTGACCGCTGCTACGTTGGGCGTAAGGTAGCGGTGACTCAGCAACTAAAGCATCTAAATTCGTTGCCATAACCATACGAGGTTGTTCGCCAATGCTTTGCGCGATCGCTTCGCCTTCTTTGTTCAAAAACACAAAATGCGGAATGCCATCAACGCGATATGTTAAAATCTCCGGCAACCACTTGCTGTTATCGACATTCAGCATCACAAAGTTAACCGATTCGCCATACTCCTGCTTGAGTTGTGCCATATCTGGTGCCATTGCTTGACAGCTAGTACACCAGTTCGCATAAAATTCGATTAGCGAGGGTTTACCGTTACTTAGCGCTACTTCTAGCGGTACTGACTCTTCGTCAAGGTGTGTCAACGAAACCGCACTTGTTTGATTTCTCAAGCCTAAAACTAAGGCGACACTCAGCGCGATCGCCACTAAGACAATCAAAAAATTTCTAACGCGCTTTCCAGTATTCGCTTCTGGTGAACTCACACTCATAAGACTTTGCTTAAAACTTGTTCAGCCATAATAATTTCAGTGTAACCGAAGCCGCGAAAACCTCTAGTCTTTCCTCGCATCGCTACACTAGAGTGAATGACACCATAAATTTGAAGTCGTGAAAAAGCGAGTTACGCTGACCTTTCCCAAACGCGCGGTACAAATGCCCGTTACTTATCGCTTGGCAAAAGATTTTAACGTGGCAGCAAATATTATCCGCGCCCAAGTAGCCCCAAATCAAGTTGGTAAACTCGTTGTTGAACTATCCGGCGATATCGATCAGCTTGATGCGGCGATTGAATGGATGCGATCGCTGCATATTAATGTCTCGCAAAGTATCGCAGAAATTGTCATCGATCAAGATAGCTGCGTTGATTGTGGCTTGTGTACGGGTGTTTGTCCCACAGAAGCCTTAACGCTCGACCCCCAAACGTATCGTCTCACATTTACGCGATCGCGCTGCATTGTCTGCGAACAGTGTATCCCTACTTGTCCTGTGGAAGCTATTTCAATAAATCTGTAACTCAGCAGTGCAGTTAAGTCAAGTCATACTTCGAGTTTTAAGCGAGCGTAGCTTCACGCGTTTGGTTGACAGCTTGTGAGATAATGTTTGCTGCCTGGTAAGCTTCTTGCTCAGTTGTAAATTTACCAAGACCAATGCGTAACGCTCCATCAATTAGATTATTTGGTAAACCTAATGCTTGCAAGACATGCGAAGGTGTTTCTACTCCAGAAGAACAAGCAGCACCAGTAGAAATAGCTAAGCGCGATCGCACTCTAGCAATGATTGCACTATTGGGAACATCGGGGATAGAAATGTGGAGACTTCCTGCGAGACGAGAATTCGGATCGCCGTTAATAACTAAGCCTGGAATATTGTTGAGCAATAGCTGCTGGAGTCTGTTTCGCAAGGATGCGATCGCTTTTTCATCTGCTTCCATCTCTCGTTGTCGCAGGCGACAAGCTTCCCCTAATCCAACAATACCAGGAACGTTGAGAGTTCCAGATCTCACACCCCTTTGATGACCGCCACCAAAGAAAATTGGCTGTAGATGGTATCCTTTCCTGATAACTAACGCCCCAGAACCTTTAGGACCATAGAGTTTATGCGCTGAAATTGCCATGTAAGTGATTCCCCACTCTGCAAATTTTAACGGGATTTTTCCTACAGCTTGGGAGGCATCGCAGAGGAAGGGAATGTCATAGTTTCGGGCAATCTGTCCGATTTCTTGAATGGGGTAAATATTACCCACTTCGTTGTTGGCTGCCATAACACATAACAGGGAAATGCCGCTAGCACAGATTTGCTTAAGATATTCAAGGTCAAGCCTACCTTTCGAGTCAACACGGAGGCTGACGATATCAGCCGATTCCTTTTTGGCTAGGGCATCACAGGTATCTAAAACAGCCTTGTGTTCGACTGGCGATACCGCAATGCGGGGCTTAGTTTTAGCACTTGCATCGGGAGATATGCTGCCCTGAATTGCTAAGTTAATACTTTCAGTTGCCCCTGAGGTAAAAACAACTTCTTTAGGTGATGCTCCCACTAATTCAGCAATGTAAATACCTGCTTTTGCAATGGCTGATAAAGCTTCATCACCGTAGGTGTGGTCAAGACTGCTGGCGTTGCCAAATGCTGTTGTCATGTAGTGCAACATCTGGTTTGCCACCCTTGGATCGACTGGGGTAGTTGAGTGGTAATCGAGGTAAATAGAAGACGTTTGGCTCTGCAATTCAGCACTCATGTGAAACAGTTGATTATTCAATCAAGCTTTTCCTCAAACTACCACTTTGCCTTCAGTTATTCCTCGCGCTCTAGAAATTGTCTTGCCATACGTCCCCAATCCCCCCGCGCATCCTGAACCATTTGCTTTCTCCTACCATCTGGCTGCTCGTCCTCATAACGCGCCCAAGCCATTAGTAGCAATTTCAACCCTTCTAGAGAATTTGTTAGACGAGAGCGCAAAGTTTCCGCATCTACTCCCTCTACATCCTCTTCTAAAATTTCAACGAGATTGTTGTATGCAGGATGGTTGGTATTCAAAGTGACAATAATTGCTCCACCTCTAGGTTTAACTGAAAAGAAAGCAGCTGTTTCTAAATCGGCTTCTGCAAAAATATATTTTAAGCCATCATCAACGGTAGTTGCTGCTAGTTGAACTGCGTGACTTTCTGTGATTCCCCCGTCTGTTAAAGTTTTTTCAATAGCTTTTTGTCGCTCTTCTTTTGGCAAAGATTCGTCTTTGTCACTTTGTCCTGTATGTCCTCCCTTCTTACGCTCTTCTGTCACGGCGGTTGCTACTTGTTCTGCTGTAGGACCTGTGTGACGCTTGGGACCGCTACGAGATCCTTTTGTTTGTACGTCAAGCAGACGACGAATAATGCCTAGTTGAGACTTGATTTTCTGGGCAATTTCTAGTAACGGTCCTCGTGGATCTCCATCTTCTTGCAACTCATCTTTTAACTGATGTATAGTTTTTCCATCTTTCAGAAGAGATTCAATATCAAATTTTAATAATTCACTGAAGTTACGGGCAGACTGTTTATTATTAGTGACTCCAAAAAGGTCATCTAGTGCTGGTGGAAATTCTACCTCAACTCCCCACCAACGTTCTGTAGGATCGTATGTATTAACTAGGGTTTGATCGAGTTCGAGTTCGCGACCTGCACGAACTACTGAAATACCAATATTCTTGGCAGCGTGTTGTCCGTGGGGAAGACTTCCTGGATTTTTCCCAGGAGAAGCTTGACGTGCTTCTTCTTTAGCATAGGAAAAGCGAATTTTTACTTCATGTTGCTTGCCACGGAAGTCGATTGTAAAAGTAGCTTCGTAGTGGTTTTCCCCCTCCCACGGTTTAAACATTGGAGTATTGTCAAAAGGAGCAGGACAAGAAGTTTTTGCCATCAAATAACCAGGATCGTTTGGTAAAGCAAACTTTTCAGCAATAACGTTATCTGGATAGTCAAAATCAAAAGCAATCATCCGAATCGAAACTTGACCATTTTCTAGGAACCTACGATACATTCTGCCAATTAGTAACTCAGAATTATTAATGATGGCAGTTCCAGTTCTCCAAATACAACGGTCAATATTCGACCAAACTACCAATGTTCCACTTTGCTCGAAATTGCGTCCAACTCTTCTCCAAATATTAGGAATAGCTCTAATCTGTGGTTCTGGAACTTGTGTCTGAACTTGATTTTTGATTTCATTCAGA
This window contains:
- the murG gene encoding undecaprenyldiphospho-muramoylpentapeptide beta-N-acetylglucosaminyltransferase; this encodes MATKLLIAASGTGGHLFPAIALAEQLPDYEIEWLGVPDRLETQLVPAQYPLHKISVAGFQERLGFSTLRNLSKIATSVFQVRQLLQQGAFQGVFTTGGYIAAPAVLAARSLGIPAILHESNAIPGKVTRFFSSFCTAVALGFEPAAQYLPRINTIYTGTPVRSQFLSAKEQLPPLDLPIPEDAFLVVVVGGSQGAVAVNQIIRQCAPAWFDAGVWIVHLTGNNDPDVASLQHPQYFPLPFYDNMASLLHRANLAIGRSGAGTVTELAMTCKPAIFIPFPAAAEDHQFYNAQVLAASGAAIVFRQQELTPEVLQSQVLELLKSPADLQKMAAAAEKIAVPDSAERLAKLVRELVH
- the rfbC gene encoding dTDP-4-dehydrorhamnose 3,5-epimerase, translated to MRFIETSLKGAYIIDLEEKPDHRGFFARTYCAEEFAAHGLKATVAQCNLSFNHYKGTLRGMHYQVAPACETKLVRCIAGAIYDVIVDMRPDSPTYLQHIGVELTAQNRRALYVPEMFAHGYQALTDGAEVVYQVGEFYTPGYERGLRYDDPVLAIDWPLPVSEISAKDASWALLDSLLVGSYA
- a CDS encoding Uma2 family endonuclease, translated to MQTAQRYYTPEEYLKLEEAAEYKSEYLDGQIVPMAGGSTNHNRIAGNLYAALNFAFRQQNYEVFITDVRLWIPDKRFYTYPDVMVTAGEPEYYNNRTDTITNPQVIIEVLSESTQGYDREEKFRAYRTIASFQEYLLIDQNSIHIDRFSQTGKKRWELREYDQEDEALTLTTVPFEISLLDLYNKVKFEPADAQHNSADSET
- a CDS encoding glycosyltransferase; protein product: MEKERVRVFIGSGEASLLERKTLIYSLRKHSQRELDIYVLNGTHNSITLNDGEPFLAPMPLKIKYRNATEFSLYRFIIPEVCNYQGKAIYVDSDIVSLTDIGQLFDTPMNSCDFLAKKGAQKGYRGSNFWGLSVMLIDCEKSQFNLETIFNEIDQKLYTQTDFMVMNQTFLTHHPYTIGELDPGWNMLDSWDKNTKLIHYTGLFSQPWKYPNHPYGDIWFKYFNEAIASDYITKEDISISLHRAYVRKDLLKGNYSLLGREQNYIKQFVRSLKPSKKKKEIESSMKATSV
- a CDS encoding nuclear transport factor 2 family protein, which gives rise to MSTSNWLALFLITLGLVLQSHRTQAQTTPAAPPALTNLLARIDAAANAHNPQAVMQYYGTNFTHTDGLTRQTMAQSLTQLWQRYPQLRYTTRVESWKPEGRAIVAETITNISGSQVQDNRNLLFNATIRSRQRVENDRIVRQDILWERSLLRAGAKPPTIEVRLPQQVKAGQLFNFDAIVQEPLGDDYLLGAVIEEPIKPGSYLNPVPVDLELLSAGGIFKQGRAPAAGNNRWISAIVVRGDGMTMVTQRLQVIGGNTASNTHSARTQQPK
- a CDS encoding sugar transferase, with protein sequence MSSPNFIPSPTSEVSVSSLYQEPILRVRSWHYTLQCLSKRILDFLGAGLGVLLLSPLLLAIALLIRLDSPGPIFFRQHRIGRNGKAFVIWKFRTMEVNAEERLKELEQLNESEGGVLFKMKEDPRVTRVGKFLRRTSLDELPQLFNVLQGSMSLVGPRPLQLRDYYLAIKDYNEDMSQRATMLPGVTGLWQVSGRSEVTFNDMLQMDLFYQENWTFWLDLRILWQTVLVVLLRKGAY
- a CDS encoding glycosyltransferase family 2 protein, encoding MKEQSNRPLVSVGLPVYNGGDLLEKALNSLLAQTYSNFEIIISDNASTDKTRTVCETYATKDSRIKYYRNEKNIGGHNNFNRVFELATGKYFKWAAHDDLCAPNFIEKCVNILETNPSVVLCYPKAKLINEFEEVLPNNCDENPLLTHSSKPHVRFRNLIIDSFAKPHRCLQLFGVIRRDILTKTPLLGNYPGADKVLLVKMALLGQYYEVSEYLFFNRNHAQRASKALSNPYLRATWLDPTLKAGKLVFPQGRVFLGYINSINTASLSLQQQIRCYLHLCNWLLKYKNALLKELIKAAIWPIYFSIQRRRIVKSNPENVPSS